In Rutidosis leptorrhynchoides isolate AG116_Rl617_1_P2 chromosome 2, CSIRO_AGI_Rlap_v1, whole genome shotgun sequence, one genomic interval encodes:
- the LOC139891394 gene encoding nudix hydrolase 3-like isoform X2 — MFIDNEFDDVYLVTTPDPIPLEAFTLQESEVSAVKYISVEEYKQLLAKQDSLYVPYNVDGPYGQLFDIITKRYQDNTEARSLRLQKKLNRYAPISLTADLTGVTEEDKEVLVLLIQAAKIMDDIFYQQVWYSNLSLREWLNERGQMSELDMLKLKYYLINKSPWCCLDENEAFLTTSDSAMKLLPEATKRVGGWKGFEYRAAFPLSKPPGANFYPPDMDKMEFELWIKGLSEKDKQDATCFFNVIRRNNDSQSNNTSDLRIIPYSIEYSAFLAKAAELLHKAGDLTSSTSLKRLLHSKADAFILNDYYESDIAWMELDSKLDVTIGPYETYEDVLFGYKATFEAFIGIRDDKATTQLKLFGDHLKVLEQNLPMNDMYKSQDVISAPIRVIQLVYNSGGVKGPQTAAFNLPNDERIVKDRGSSMVMLKNISEAKFKLILQPIADLCIIKEQRDLVDFDSFFTHAICHECCHGIGPHTITLSNGHKSTVRLELQELHSALEEAKADIVGLWALNFLIAKDLLPKSLVKSIYVSFLAGCFRSVRFGLEEAHGKGQALQFNWLFEKGAFVLHPDQMFSVDFDKVEGVVESLSREILTIQAKGDKYAARELLGKYGEMTQPLKIALEKLANVQVPVDITPDFPIVTDLLHKK, encoded by the exons ATGTTTATTGATAATGAGTTTGATGATGTTTATCTCGTTACAACACCCGACCCAATTCCTTTGGAAGCTTTTACTCTTCAG GAATCGGAAGTTTCAGCTGTTAAATATATCTCGGTTGAGGAATACAAGCAGTTACTTGCTAAGCAAGACTCTCTTTATGTACCGTACAATGTGGATGGACCATACGGTCAGTTATTTGATATAATTACCAAAAG GTACCAAGACAATACAGAAGCACGGAGTTTGCGCTTGCAAAAGAAGCTCAATCGTTACGCTCCTATTTCACTTACTGCAGAT TTGACAGGTGTGACCGAAGAGGATAAGGAAGTTTTGGTTTTACTCATTCAAGCTGCGAAAATAATGGATGATATCTTTTACCAGCAG GTTTGGTACAGCAATTTATCTCTAAGGGAATGGTTAAACGAACGTGGTCAAATGTCCGAGTTGGACATGTTAAAATTGAAGTATTACTTGATAAATAAGAGTCCATG gtgTTGTCTTGATGAAAATGAAGCGTTTTTGACGACGTCAGACTCTGCCATGAAATTGCTTCCGGAAGCAACAAAACGAGTGGGTGGCTGGAAAGGTTTTGAATACCGAGCTGCGTTTCCCCTCTCAAAACCACCCGGTGCCAATTTCTATCCTCCAGATATGGATAAAATG gAATTTGAATTATGGATAAAAGGGCTTTCAGAAAAAGATAAGCAAGATGCAACGTGTTTTTTCAACGTTATAAGAAGGAATAATGACTCTCAATCAAATAATACCAGTGATCTTCGTATTATTCCATACTCTATTGAATATTCTGCGTTTCTTGCAAAAGCTGCTGAGTTATTGCATAAAGCAGGGGACTTGACCAGTTCAACTAG CTTAAAGAGACTGTTACACAGCAAGGCTGATGCGTTCATTTTAAACGACTATTATGAATCTGATATAGCCTGGATGGAATTG GATTCTAAATTGGATGTTACTATTGGCCCGTACGAGACTTATGAAGATGTTCTATTTGGATACAAG GCAACATTTGAGGCATTTATTGGCATTCGAGATGATAAAGCAACCACTCAACTTAAACTCTTTGGGGATCACTTAAAG gttTTGGAACAAAATCTTCCTATGAACGACATGTACAAATCACAGGATGTCATATCTGCGCCTATTCGTGTCATCCAGCTTGTTTACAATTCCGGG GGTGTGAAGGGCCCACAAACTGCTGCCTTCAATCTCCCGAACGATGAACGTATTGTGAAAGATCGTGGTTCGTCAATGGTCATGCTGAAGAATATTTCTGAGGCAAA GTTCAAGCTAATTCTTCAACCTATAGCTGACTTATGTATTATCAAGGAACAGCGGGACCTAGTTGACTTTGACTCTTTTTTCACTCACGCGATATGTCACGAGTGCTGTCACGGGATTGGACCACATACAATTACACTTTCTAACGGTCACAAGTCTACTGTGAGATTG GAGCTACAAGAACTTCACTCTGCTCTTGAAGAAGCTAAAGCTGACATTGTTGGCCTTTGGGCCCTAAATTTCCTTATTGCTAAG GATTTACTACCAAAGAGTCTTGTAAAGTCCATTTATGTTTCTTTCCTTGCTGGCTGCTTTCGTTCAGTACGTTTTGGTTTAGAGGAAGCTCATGG CAAAGGACAAGCACTACAGTTCAATTGGTTATTTGAGAAGGGGGCCTTCGTTTTGCATCCTGACCAAATGTTCTCTGTTGACTTCGATAAG GTTGAAGGTGTGGTTGAGAGCTTAAGTAGGGAAATACTTACGATACAAGCCAAAGGAGACAAATATGCAGCACGAGAGcttcttggaaaatatggtgaaaTGACACAACCTTTGAAAATCGCTTTGGAAAAATTAGCCAACGTTCAG GTCCCGGTTGATATAACACCAGATTTTCCAATTGTTACCGAcctattgcacaaaaagtga
- the LOC139891394 gene encoding nudix hydrolase 3-like isoform X1: MNCYYCCSVTNDGMFIDNEFDDVYLVTTPDPIPLEAFTLQESEVSAVKYISVEEYKQLLAKQDSLYVPYNVDGPYGQLFDIITKRYQDNTEARSLRLQKKLNRYAPISLTADLTGVTEEDKEVLVLLIQAAKIMDDIFYQQVWYSNLSLREWLNERGQMSELDMLKLKYYLINKSPWCCLDENEAFLTTSDSAMKLLPEATKRVGGWKGFEYRAAFPLSKPPGANFYPPDMDKMEFELWIKGLSEKDKQDATCFFNVIRRNNDSQSNNTSDLRIIPYSIEYSAFLAKAAELLHKAGDLTSSTSLKRLLHSKADAFILNDYYESDIAWMELDSKLDVTIGPYETYEDVLFGYKATFEAFIGIRDDKATTQLKLFGDHLKVLEQNLPMNDMYKSQDVISAPIRVIQLVYNSGGVKGPQTAAFNLPNDERIVKDRGSSMVMLKNISEAKFKLILQPIADLCIIKEQRDLVDFDSFFTHAICHECCHGIGPHTITLSNGHKSTVRLELQELHSALEEAKADIVGLWALNFLIAKDLLPKSLVKSIYVSFLAGCFRSVRFGLEEAHGKGQALQFNWLFEKGAFVLHPDQMFSVDFDKVEGVVESLSREILTIQAKGDKYAARELLGKYGEMTQPLKIALEKLANVQVPVDITPDFPIVTDLLHKK; this comes from the exons ATGAATTGCTATTATTGTTGTAGTGTTACAAATGATGGAATGTTTATTGATAATGAGTTTGATGATGTTTATCTCGTTACAACACCCGACCCAATTCCTTTGGAAGCTTTTACTCTTCAG GAATCGGAAGTTTCAGCTGTTAAATATATCTCGGTTGAGGAATACAAGCAGTTACTTGCTAAGCAAGACTCTCTTTATGTACCGTACAATGTGGATGGACCATACGGTCAGTTATTTGATATAATTACCAAAAG GTACCAAGACAATACAGAAGCACGGAGTTTGCGCTTGCAAAAGAAGCTCAATCGTTACGCTCCTATTTCACTTACTGCAGAT TTGACAGGTGTGACCGAAGAGGATAAGGAAGTTTTGGTTTTACTCATTCAAGCTGCGAAAATAATGGATGATATCTTTTACCAGCAG GTTTGGTACAGCAATTTATCTCTAAGGGAATGGTTAAACGAACGTGGTCAAATGTCCGAGTTGGACATGTTAAAATTGAAGTATTACTTGATAAATAAGAGTCCATG gtgTTGTCTTGATGAAAATGAAGCGTTTTTGACGACGTCAGACTCTGCCATGAAATTGCTTCCGGAAGCAACAAAACGAGTGGGTGGCTGGAAAGGTTTTGAATACCGAGCTGCGTTTCCCCTCTCAAAACCACCCGGTGCCAATTTCTATCCTCCAGATATGGATAAAATG gAATTTGAATTATGGATAAAAGGGCTTTCAGAAAAAGATAAGCAAGATGCAACGTGTTTTTTCAACGTTATAAGAAGGAATAATGACTCTCAATCAAATAATACCAGTGATCTTCGTATTATTCCATACTCTATTGAATATTCTGCGTTTCTTGCAAAAGCTGCTGAGTTATTGCATAAAGCAGGGGACTTGACCAGTTCAACTAG CTTAAAGAGACTGTTACACAGCAAGGCTGATGCGTTCATTTTAAACGACTATTATGAATCTGATATAGCCTGGATGGAATTG GATTCTAAATTGGATGTTACTATTGGCCCGTACGAGACTTATGAAGATGTTCTATTTGGATACAAG GCAACATTTGAGGCATTTATTGGCATTCGAGATGATAAAGCAACCACTCAACTTAAACTCTTTGGGGATCACTTAAAG gttTTGGAACAAAATCTTCCTATGAACGACATGTACAAATCACAGGATGTCATATCTGCGCCTATTCGTGTCATCCAGCTTGTTTACAATTCCGGG GGTGTGAAGGGCCCACAAACTGCTGCCTTCAATCTCCCGAACGATGAACGTATTGTGAAAGATCGTGGTTCGTCAATGGTCATGCTGAAGAATATTTCTGAGGCAAA GTTCAAGCTAATTCTTCAACCTATAGCTGACTTATGTATTATCAAGGAACAGCGGGACCTAGTTGACTTTGACTCTTTTTTCACTCACGCGATATGTCACGAGTGCTGTCACGGGATTGGACCACATACAATTACACTTTCTAACGGTCACAAGTCTACTGTGAGATTG GAGCTACAAGAACTTCACTCTGCTCTTGAAGAAGCTAAAGCTGACATTGTTGGCCTTTGGGCCCTAAATTTCCTTATTGCTAAG GATTTACTACCAAAGAGTCTTGTAAAGTCCATTTATGTTTCTTTCCTTGCTGGCTGCTTTCGTTCAGTACGTTTTGGTTTAGAGGAAGCTCATGG CAAAGGACAAGCACTACAGTTCAATTGGTTATTTGAGAAGGGGGCCTTCGTTTTGCATCCTGACCAAATGTTCTCTGTTGACTTCGATAAG GTTGAAGGTGTGGTTGAGAGCTTAAGTAGGGAAATACTTACGATACAAGCCAAAGGAGACAAATATGCAGCACGAGAGcttcttggaaaatatggtgaaaTGACACAACCTTTGAAAATCGCTTTGGAAAAATTAGCCAACGTTCAG GTCCCGGTTGATATAACACCAGATTTTCCAATTGTTACCGAcctattgcacaaaaagtga